A portion of the Microbacterium hominis genome contains these proteins:
- a CDS encoding DUF1801 domain-containing protein — translation MPTSEIVDAWFEEYENPQKDLVDAVRRVVLDTDDRVSETIKWQAPTFVYQGNIASFFPRSRAHVSLMFHTGASLPDPEGILEGDGATSRVAKFTDAADLAKKTHPLQELVRAWIRAKDGASR, via the coding sequence ATGCCGACATCCGAGATCGTCGATGCCTGGTTCGAGGAGTACGAGAATCCCCAGAAGGACCTGGTCGATGCTGTGAGGCGAGTCGTCCTCGATACCGACGATCGCGTGTCAGAGACGATCAAGTGGCAGGCGCCGACGTTCGTGTACCAGGGGAACATCGCGTCCTTCTTCCCGAGATCTCGGGCGCACGTGAGCCTGATGTTCCATACCGGGGCGTCACTCCCCGACCCCGAAGGCATCCTCGAAGGTGACGGCGCAACATCCCGCGTGGCGAAGTTCACAGATGCCGCAGACCTCGCGAAGAAGACCCACCCGCTTCAGGAACTCGTGCGGGCATGGATCCGCGCGAAGGACGGCGCCTCGCGGTAA
- a CDS encoding SMP-30/gluconolactonase/LRE family protein: MSGRSVARTFAALTLTGLLVVTAGAAYGAQPSRGGGAVEDIIPLPDGFQPEGIAIGPGGTAYLGSLADGDIYAVDVRTGEGEIISEGPGTPSVGLKIDQFGRLFVAGGPTGTARVIDATTGGLIAEFELASDTPFINDVILTRHGAWFTNSFAPELSFLPIGPSGELPDAPVTVPLTGEWVQQPSFNANGIVETPDHRALLVIQSATATLFRVDPDTGEATAVDLGGASLPAGDGLLVVGRTLYVVQNQLNQVAVVRLNASGTTGVLVETLTDPAFRVPTTVARFGSSLLLPNARFDVVPTPDTEYEVVRIDR, translated from the coding sequence ATGTCCGGTCGCAGCGTTGCACGTACATTCGCCGCTCTCACCCTGACGGGGTTGCTCGTGGTCACCGCGGGCGCCGCCTACGGGGCGCAACCGTCACGAGGAGGTGGTGCGGTCGAAGACATCATCCCGCTGCCCGACGGCTTCCAGCCCGAGGGCATCGCGATCGGTCCGGGCGGCACCGCGTACCTCGGCTCGCTCGCCGACGGCGACATCTACGCCGTCGACGTGCGCACGGGCGAGGGCGAGATCATCAGCGAGGGCCCCGGCACCCCTTCCGTCGGGCTGAAGATCGATCAGTTCGGACGCCTGTTCGTGGCAGGCGGCCCCACCGGGACCGCGCGCGTGATCGACGCGACGACGGGAGGCCTGATCGCCGAGTTCGAGCTCGCGAGCGATACGCCGTTCATCAATGACGTCATCCTCACCCGGCACGGCGCATGGTTCACCAACAGCTTCGCTCCCGAGCTCTCCTTCCTCCCGATCGGTCCGTCTGGTGAGCTTCCCGACGCGCCCGTGACCGTGCCCCTGACGGGCGAGTGGGTTCAGCAGCCGAGCTTCAACGCCAACGGGATCGTCGAGACGCCCGACCACAGGGCGCTGCTGGTGATCCAGTCCGCGACGGCGACACTCTTCCGCGTGGATCCTGACACCGGCGAGGCGACCGCCGTCGACCTGGGCGGCGCATCACTGCCCGCCGGGGACGGCCTGCTCGTCGTCGGCCGCACGCTCTACGTCGTGCAGAATCAGCTGAACCAGGTGGCAGTCGTCCGCTTGAACGCGAGCGGAACGACAGGCGTGCTGGTGGAGACGCTCACCGATCCGGCCTTCCGTGTTCCGACGACCGTCGCCCGATTCGGGTCCAGTCTCCTGCTGCCCAATGCCCGGTTCGATGTCGTGCCGACACCTGACACCGAGTACGAGGTCGTCCGCATCGACCGCTGA
- a CDS encoding bleomycin resistance protein, translating to MVGRDRAVPNLPSRDFDVTEAFYGGFGFDREFRDDGWMILVRGELRLEFFPHPDLDPATSSFMCSIRVADVHELYGAIRHAGVHERAAGMPRLQPVRMQEWGLRAGYLIDPDGTQLALIEQPATM from the coding sequence ATGGTCGGACGCGATCGGGCCGTTCCCAATCTCCCGTCTCGCGACTTCGACGTGACCGAGGCGTTCTACGGCGGCTTCGGGTTCGATCGCGAGTTCCGTGACGACGGATGGATGATCCTCGTCCGCGGCGAGCTGCGCCTGGAGTTCTTCCCGCACCCGGACCTCGACCCCGCGACCAGCAGCTTCATGTGCTCGATCCGGGTCGCCGACGTGCACGAGCTGTACGGGGCCATCCGGCATGCCGGAGTCCACGAGCGAGCGGCGGGGATGCCGCGGCTGCAGCCGGTTCGCATGCAGGAGTGGGGTCTCAGAGCCGGGTATCTGATCGACCCGGACGGCACCCAGCTCGCGCTGATCGAGCAGCCGGCAACGATGTGA
- a CDS encoding alpha/beta fold hydrolase, whose product MSERTLELPEVDLVYDVHGPLPTADGRPPLVMIGQPMDASGFQAQVPLFADRTVVTYDPRGLGRSTRKDGEVTNEPEIQAQDVHALIASLGAGPVDMLASSGGAVTALALVTAHPGDVATLVAHEPPIDCVLPDAAAVQQAREAYTALYEDKGWGAGMAGFIALTSWEGEITDEYLSQPAPDPVAFGLPADDDGRRDDPLLSDRSWAVTHYRPDLDALRVAPTRIVIAVGEESVNVYTGRTAIALAEQLGQQATVFPSHHGGFMGGEFGYAGQPEAFAARLREVLDASPSPRT is encoded by the coding sequence GTGAGCGAACGCACCCTCGAGCTGCCGGAGGTCGATCTCGTCTATGACGTGCACGGACCGCTGCCGACCGCGGACGGCCGGCCTCCGCTGGTGATGATCGGCCAGCCGATGGATGCCAGCGGGTTCCAGGCCCAGGTGCCGCTGTTCGCCGATCGCACGGTCGTGACCTACGATCCCCGCGGCCTGGGCAGGAGCACGCGCAAGGACGGAGAGGTCACGAACGAGCCCGAGATCCAGGCTCAGGACGTCCACGCTCTCATCGCGTCCCTCGGGGCCGGCCCCGTGGACATGCTGGCGAGCAGCGGTGGCGCGGTGACAGCCCTCGCGCTGGTCACCGCACACCCCGGCGATGTGGCGACTCTCGTCGCCCACGAGCCGCCGATCGACTGCGTCCTGCCGGATGCGGCAGCTGTTCAGCAGGCGAGGGAGGCCTACACCGCGCTGTATGAGGACAAGGGCTGGGGCGCGGGAATGGCCGGCTTCATCGCGCTGACCTCCTGGGAAGGCGAGATCACAGACGAGTACCTCTCGCAGCCCGCACCCGACCCGGTCGCCTTCGGGCTGCCCGCAGACGACGACGGCCGGCGAGACGATCCGCTCCTGTCCGACCGGTCCTGGGCGGTCACCCACTACCGACCCGACCTCGATGCGCTCCGGGTGGCGCCGACCCGGATCGTCATCGCGGTCGGAGAGGAGTCGGTGAACGTGTACACCGGCCGGACCGCGATCGCCCTCGCCGAACAGCTCGGTCAGCAGGCGACCGTCTTCCCCAGCCACCACGGCGGATTCATGGGCGGCGAGTTCGGCTACGCCGGCCAGCCCGAGGCCTTCGCGGCCAGACTCCGCGAAGTCCTGGATGCCTCTCCCTCGCCGCGCACGTGA